A genomic stretch from Flavobacterium sp. KS-LB2 includes:
- a CDS encoding MFS transporter yields the protein MKTDNRPWYWIPVLNFASGLPYAIIISVSVIMYKNLGINNEDIGIYTSLLYLPWVIKPLWSPFIDLYSTKRKWFLSMQLMISVAFLIVGLTIPLSNFFVISLAVFWVAAFASASNDVASDGFYLLALEKDQQSFFLGIRSTFYRLSMLTGNGLIVVIAGYLEQEYGDKQKAWSYTMVVVGLIMTVITIYNYFSTPKMEAKIVETKTESTSNKSFGVVFATFFQKKQIGLVLAFILLFRLGESQLLKMLTPFLIDPITAGGMGLTTQDVGVIYGTFGVLSLTIGGILGGIVISRDGLGKWMLPMILAMHVPIIGFILLSHFHPSSVFYIYATVIAEQFGYGFGFAAFMMYLIYVADGESKTSHYSIATGFMALGMMLPGMLSGYIQEYLGYGNFFIWVFLATIPGLILSRFLLFPKDFGKKTT from the coding sequence ATGAAAACAGACAATAGACCTTGGTATTGGATTCCCGTTTTAAACTTTGCTTCCGGATTGCCTTATGCCATAATTATTTCGGTATCGGTGATTATGTATAAAAACCTCGGAATCAATAATGAGGATATTGGGATTTATACCAGTTTACTGTATTTACCTTGGGTAATTAAACCGTTATGGAGTCCGTTTATTGATTTGTATTCAACCAAAAGAAAATGGTTTTTGAGTATGCAATTGATGATTTCTGTTGCTTTTTTGATTGTAGGTTTAACGATTCCTTTGAGCAATTTTTTCGTTATTAGTTTAGCTGTTTTTTGGGTTGCCGCATTTGCATCAGCCTCCAATGATGTTGCCAGTGATGGATTCTATTTATTGGCTTTAGAAAAAGATCAGCAATCCTTTTTCCTTGGAATCAGAAGTACATTTTACAGACTTTCCATGCTTACCGGAAACGGATTAATAGTGGTTATTGCCGGTTATTTGGAACAAGAATATGGCGATAAACAAAAAGCTTGGTCGTATACGATGGTAGTTGTAGGATTAATTATGACGGTAATTACCATTTATAATTATTTTTCGACTCCAAAAATGGAAGCAAAAATCGTAGAAACAAAAACAGAATCAACTTCCAATAAGAGCTTCGGAGTCGTTTTTGCCACTTTCTTTCAAAAGAAACAAATTGGTTTGGTTTTGGCTTTTATTCTATTATTTCGATTAGGAGAATCGCAACTGTTAAAAATGTTAACTCCTTTTTTAATAGACCCCATAACTGCTGGCGGAATGGGCTTAACCACACAAGATGTAGGTGTGATTTACGGAACATTCGGCGTACTTTCACTTACCATTGGTGGTATTTTAGGTGGTATTGTAATTTCTAGAGATGGTTTAGGAAAATGGATGCTACCTATGATTTTAGCGATGCACGTACCCATAATAGGATTCATTTTACTGTCACATTTTCATCCTAGTTCCGTTTTCTATATTTATGCAACTGTAATCGCGGAACAATTTGGTTATGGATTTGGTTTTGCGGCTTTCATGATGTACTTAATTTATGTGGCCGATGGCGAATCAAAAACCTCCCACTACTCTATTGCAACAGGTTTTATGGCACTAGGAATGATGCTGCCCGGAATGTTGAGCGGATACATACAAGAATACTTGGGATACGGAAATTTCTTTATTTGGGTATTTTTAGCAACCATCCCCGGTTTGATATTGTCGAGATTTTTACTATTTCCAAAAGATTTTGGGAAGAAAACAACCTAA
- a CDS encoding LolA family protein codes for MKSKIQESKKNNIESMGRKFLLIATLLFLSFSIQAQDKKAKELLDQVTAKVKSYNTIVIDFKYSLNNAKENINQDSKGNVTMKGNQYVLNFMGVTKIFDGKKTYTIVPEDEEITISKVNEKDDNAITPSKMLTFFNTGYKYNMDILQNVRGRKIQYIKLVPTNAKDQRKEVLLGIDIQTKHIYNLIEVGKKGTKTTLTVNSFKTNQPLSKNQFTFAESKYPNYYINKLD; via the coding sequence ATGAAATCAAAAATTCAAGAATCTAAAAAAAATAATATCGAAAGTATGGGGAGAAAATTTCTTTTAATCGCAACATTATTATTTTTAAGTTTCTCCATACAAGCACAAGACAAAAAAGCAAAAGAACTTTTAGATCAAGTTACCGCTAAAGTCAAAAGCTACAATACAATCGTAATCGATTTCAAGTATTCCTTGAACAATGCCAAAGAAAATATTAATCAAGACAGTAAAGGAAATGTAACCATGAAAGGAAATCAATATGTTTTGAATTTCATGGGAGTGACTAAAATTTTTGATGGCAAAAAAACATACACAATCGTTCCGGAGGATGAGGAAATTACAATTTCTAAAGTCAACGAAAAAGACGATAATGCCATTACTCCTTCAAAAATGCTGACTTTTTTCAATACGGGTTATAAATACAATATGGATATTTTACAAAACGTAAGAGGCCGTAAAATACAATATATAAAATTAGTGCCTACCAATGCTAAAGACCAAAGAAAAGAAGTTTTATTGGGAATTGATATCCAAACAAAACACATCTATAACTTAATAGAAGTAGGCAAAAAAGGTACAAAAACAACTTTAACGGTTAATTCTTTCAAAACCAACCAACCTTTGTCAAAAAATCAATTTACATTTGCGGAAAGTAAATATCCAAATTACTACATCAACAAATTAGATTAA
- a CDS encoding glycoside hydrolase family 3 protein: protein MTLEQKIGQFFFPAVFINDTEENIQAIERLIRDYNIGGLTFFHSRASAATNYETKKRIILNDDSFQRLKELIIRYQNCATTPLLMSIDAEWGLAMRVEKTPQYPYAITLGALPHSEKQLVYEVGKQIGLDLKSVGIHYNLAPLADLNNNPNNPVIGYRSFGENKEKVSDFALEYLRGMNDVGILGCLKHFPGHGNTNVDSHLGLPVLQETLEELLSNELYPFIKGIANNVDSIMIGHLAVPALNEGKDTSATLSKSVIETLLREQLGYDGLVISDALNMHSVSKLYDKKGQLEWEAFNAGNDVLCFAENVPEGIQEILKNATPERIEASFQRIWKCKQKAGILDGKLSLPNLSKSDFDFETTSKLNLKIAQNSLTKIKDNHNTLTVFDAKNREDLAKVSIYKNTDTVFFKSLKNALPSPEFSYETGGESVLKELETNLNRFDTLVISLFVPKAKPLNNFEIEDTVLQFLGNLFATKKCVLYVFGNPYALQVIPNLDQAQGIMQVYQDFPEFQEAAAKQLIENLQSKGTLPVTINII from the coding sequence ATGACATTAGAACAAAAAATAGGACAATTTTTCTTTCCAGCAGTTTTCATAAATGATACCGAAGAAAATATTCAGGCTATAGAACGATTGATTAGAGATTACAATATAGGTGGATTGACTTTTTTTCATAGTCGGGCAAGTGCAGCAACAAACTATGAAACAAAAAAAAGAATTATTTTAAACGACGATAGTTTTCAACGTTTAAAGGAACTCATCATCAGGTATCAAAATTGTGCTACGACTCCGTTATTAATGAGTATTGATGCCGAATGGGGATTAGCCATGCGCGTCGAAAAAACACCTCAATATCCATATGCCATAACACTTGGCGCTTTGCCTCACAGTGAGAAACAGCTGGTTTACGAAGTGGGGAAACAAATAGGTTTAGACTTAAAATCCGTTGGAATCCATTATAATTTAGCCCCGTTGGCGGACCTGAATAACAATCCTAATAATCCTGTAATTGGTTATCGCTCTTTTGGTGAAAACAAAGAAAAAGTGAGTGATTTTGCTCTGGAATATCTCAGAGGAATGAATGATGTTGGGATTTTGGGCTGTCTAAAACATTTTCCCGGACACGGTAATACCAACGTAGATTCGCATTTAGGATTACCCGTTTTACAAGAAACTCTCGAAGAATTATTATCCAACGAATTGTATCCATTTATAAAAGGAATCGCTAATAACGTTGATTCAATTATGATTGGTCATTTGGCCGTTCCCGCTTTAAATGAAGGAAAAGACACTTCGGCTACTTTATCAAAATCAGTAATCGAAACCCTTTTGCGCGAGCAGTTGGGATATGATGGATTAGTTATATCCGATGCTTTGAATATGCACAGTGTTTCAAAATTGTATGATAAAAAAGGGCAACTCGAATGGGAAGCTTTCAATGCCGGAAATGATGTGTTATGCTTTGCCGAAAATGTTCCCGAAGGCATTCAAGAAATCCTAAAAAATGCTACTCCGGAGCGAATTGAAGCTAGTTTTCAACGCATTTGGAAATGCAAACAAAAAGCAGGAATTTTGGATGGAAAACTAAGTTTGCCAAACCTTTCTAAAAGTGATTTTGATTTTGAAACCACTTCAAAATTAAACCTGAAAATTGCTCAAAACTCCCTTACAAAAATAAAAGACAATCACAATACTTTGACTGTTTTTGATGCTAAAAACAGAGAAGATCTCGCCAAAGTCAGCATTTATAAAAATACCGACACTGTGTTTTTTAAAAGCTTGAAAAACGCTTTGCCTTCCCCAGAATTTAGTTATGAAACTGGAGGTGAATCCGTTTTGAAGGAATTAGAAACAAATTTAAATAGGTTTGACACGCTGGTTATTTCTTTATTTGTTCCAAAGGCAAAACCTTTAAATAATTTTGAAATTGAAGATACAGTACTTCAGTTTTTAGGTAATTTGTTTGCCACCAAAAAATGTGTTTTGTATGTTTTTGGGAATCCGTATGCACTACAAGTCATCCCAAATCTTGACCAAGCACAAGGAATTATGCAAGTTTATCAAGATTTTCCAGAATTTCAAGAAGCTGCCGCAAAGCAACTTATAGAAAATTTACAAAGCAAAGGAACTCTGCCTGTGACAATTAACATCATATAA
- a CDS encoding thioredoxin family protein yields the protein MLIELTEDTLQDLITKDEKVVVQFSASWCGNCRIMKPKFKKLATENETITFVLVDAENFPESRKLANVSNLPTFATFVNGKLVNETQTNKQEVLIELVNEIV from the coding sequence ATGTTAATCGAATTAACCGAAGACACGTTACAAGATTTAATTACAAAAGACGAAAAAGTAGTGGTTCAATTTTCGGCATCATGGTGCGGAAATTGTAGAATTATGAAGCCAAAATTCAAAAAATTAGCTACAGAAAACGAAACAATCACTTTTGTTCTTGTTGATGCAGAAAATTTCCCAGAATCCAGAAAATTAGCCAATGTGAGTAATTTACCAACTTTTGCCACTTTTGTAAATGGTAAACTGGTAAACGAAACACAAACTAACAAGCAAGAAGTGTTGATTGAATTAGTGAACGAAATTGTTTAA
- a CDS encoding peroxiredoxin, with translation MSLVGKKFPSIAVDAISEMGDNLKINIFEEAVNNNKKVLLFWYPKDFTFVCPTELHAFQAALPEFEKRNTIVIGASCDTNEVHFAWLNTPKNNGGIEGVTYPILADTNRNLSNILGILDIDSTEYSEETDSIIIEGSNVTFRATYLIDETGKIFHESVNDMPLGRNVNEYLRMVDAYTHIQEKGEVCPANWEAGKEAMSADRISTAEYLSLN, from the coding sequence ATGTCATTAGTAGGTAAAAAATTTCCAAGTATTGCAGTAGACGCTATCTCTGAAATGGGTGATAATTTAAAAATCAACATTTTCGAAGAAGCTGTAAATAACAACAAAAAAGTACTTTTATTTTGGTATCCAAAAGATTTTACATTCGTATGTCCAACTGAATTACATGCTTTTCAAGCCGCTTTACCAGAATTCGAAAAAAGAAATACAATCGTTATAGGTGCTTCTTGTGATACTAACGAAGTACACTTTGCTTGGTTAAATACACCAAAAAATAACGGTGGAATTGAAGGAGTTACTTACCCAATTCTTGCTGATACTAACAGAAACTTATCTAATATTTTAGGAATTCTTGACATCGATTCAACTGAATATTCTGAAGAAACGGATTCTATTATCATTGAAGGTTCTAATGTAACTTTCAGAGCTACTTACCTAATTGATGAAACTGGGAAAATTTTCCACGAAAGTGTAAACGATATGCCATTAGGGCGTAACGTAAACGAGTATTTACGTATGGTTGATGCGTACACACACATTCAGGAAAAAGGAGAAGTTTGCCCTGCTAACTGGGAAGCTGGAAAAGAGGCAATGAGCGCTGACAGAATCAGTACTGCTGAATACTTAAGTTTAAACTAA
- a CDS encoding diacylglycerol kinase family protein, which produces MEFQKDNTFFTGRLKSVSYAFKGAVKLITTEHSIMVQFSIGILITIAGFYFGISKTEWLFQTLAIGLVMSIEGLNTAIEKIADFIHPNYHERIGFIKDIAAGAVFFAALTAIAIGLIIYIPILF; this is translated from the coding sequence ATGGAATTTCAAAAAGATAATACTTTCTTTACGGGAAGATTAAAAAGCGTTTCTTACGCTTTTAAAGGTGCCGTAAAATTAATTACTACAGAACACAGCATAATGGTACAATTTTCAATAGGAATATTGATTACCATTGCTGGGTTTTATTTTGGTATTTCTAAAACTGAATGGCTATTTCAAACTCTAGCCATCGGTTTAGTAATGAGTATTGAAGGTTTAAATACTGCTATTGAGAAAATAGCCGATTTTATCCACCCTAATTACCATGAAAGAATAGGCTTTATCAAAGATATAGCTGCGGGCGCAGTATTTTTTGCCGCTTTGACAGCAATAGCAATCGGTTTAATCATATATATCCCAATATTATTTTAG
- a CDS encoding DUF6952 family protein: MKLPVIKHLTQFIEENDEDYIIETIEVLEAMTEISSLKDEELDVIGELISNMYGALEVNKLVKTGTDKKEALNTFMKRVLGSIDK; this comes from the coding sequence ATGAAATTACCCGTAATTAAGCATTTAACACAATTTATAGAAGAGAATGATGAAGATTACATCATCGAAACAATAGAAGTTCTAGAAGCAATGACTGAGATTTCATCCCTAAAAGATGAAGAATTAGATGTCATAGGAGAATTAATTTCGAATATGTACGGCGCTCTGGAAGTAAATAAGTTGGTAAAAACCGGAACGGATAAAAAAGAAGCTTTAAACACTTTTATGAAACGTGTTTTGGGTTCTATCGACAAATAA
- a CDS encoding glycoside hydrolase family 10 protein, translated as MKNYNHTLLLISFLLLSFWNGNAQAMATNPKNEFRAVWIATVVNIDWPKTSTDNVAKQKADYIEILDTYKKLNYNAVIVQIRSVGDAFYPTKLAPWSRFLTGKEGQAPKPYFDTLAWMIAETHARGFEFHAWLNPYRATMDYNTALLSPEHDYFKHPDWMIKYGGKYYYNPALPEVQKHLLTVVEEVVQNYDIDAIHFDDYFYPYRIKGEVFNDTDSFKKYGNGMSIEDWRRSNVNTFVKDVSVSIKNIKPWVQFGISPFGVWRNKSVDPKGSETEAGQTNYDDLFADPLAWMENKWIDYLVPQLYWSMDHPKASYSKLLRWWSENSTNTAIYIGNGTYKINTDSDKRWNNPNEIPNQIDITRSYKNVQGNAFFSAKSFLNKNQSVTKLLTENQYKYPALPTVVPGSVKKMAIVPTANNIVLDPISSRFNVTYPLYSKVRYVMVYGAKSNSKIDVNDPSQILDKIAFKENIDTVEVVIPTYKLDKNTTCAITFIDFYGNESDPTLVNFTL; from the coding sequence ATGAAAAATTACAACCACACCCTTTTGCTTATTTCGTTCCTTTTACTTTCTTTTTGGAATGGTAACGCACAAGCAATGGCAACAAATCCAAAAAATGAATTTAGAGCCGTTTGGATTGCTACCGTGGTAAATATTGACTGGCCCAAAACCAGTACGGATAATGTAGCCAAACAAAAAGCAGATTATATTGAGATTTTAGACACGTATAAAAAACTAAATTATAATGCCGTAATCGTTCAGATTCGAAGTGTCGGCGATGCTTTTTATCCAACAAAATTAGCGCCTTGGTCCCGTTTTTTGACTGGAAAAGAAGGACAAGCTCCAAAACCCTATTTTGACACATTGGCTTGGATGATTGCTGAAACTCATGCTCGTGGATTTGAATTTCACGCCTGGTTAAATCCATATCGCGCTACAATGGATTACAATACCGCACTATTAAGTCCGGAACACGATTATTTCAAACATCCGGACTGGATGATAAAATACGGTGGAAAATATTATTACAATCCCGCATTACCGGAAGTTCAAAAACATTTATTGACCGTTGTGGAAGAAGTAGTTCAAAATTATGACATTGATGCCATACATTTTGACGACTATTTTTATCCGTACAGAATAAAAGGAGAAGTATTTAACGATACCGATTCTTTCAAAAAATATGGAAACGGAATGAGTATAGAAGATTGGAGACGTTCGAATGTGAATACTTTTGTGAAAGATGTTTCAGTTTCTATTAAAAACATCAAACCATGGGTACAATTTGGTATCAGCCCCTTTGGAGTTTGGAGAAATAAATCAGTAGATCCAAAAGGTTCAGAAACAGAGGCCGGACAAACAAATTACGATGATTTATTCGCTGATCCGTTGGCTTGGATGGAAAACAAATGGATTGATTACCTTGTTCCGCAATTGTATTGGAGCATGGATCACCCTAAAGCTTCGTATTCAAAATTATTGCGTTGGTGGTCTGAAAACTCAACGAATACCGCAATTTATATTGGAAACGGAACCTATAAAATCAACACCGATTCTGATAAAAGATGGAATAATCCTAATGAAATTCCGAATCAAATTGACATTACTAGATCGTACAAAAACGTTCAGGGAAATGCGTTTTTTAGTGCCAAATCATTTCTGAACAAAAATCAAAGTGTGACTAAATTACTAACAGAAAACCAATACAAATACCCTGCTCTGCCTACAGTAGTTCCTGGTTCTGTAAAAAAAATGGCTATAGTACCTACCGCAAATAATATAGTGCTAGATCCTATTTCGTCACGATTTAATGTTACGTATCCTTTGTACAGTAAAGTGCGTTATGTGATGGTTTATGGAGCCAAATCCAATTCAAAAATTGATGTGAACGATCCAAGTCAAATTCTTGATAAAATAGCCTTCAAAGAAAATATTGATACTGTTGAAGTAGTCATTCCAACGTATAAATTAGACAAAAATACAACCTGCGCCATTACATTCATTGATTTTTATGGTAATGAAAGTGACCCAACTTTAGTGAACTTTACGCTATAA
- a CDS encoding DNA translocase FtsK has translation MAKIKKTTPLDTKKDTKDLGNNPLKLTKQHKIVFGSLLVLFSIALLFAFISFFIYGQQDQSAVEELSNRAEIVHNWLGKFGAFLADLLIYKGFGIAAFIFVRLFFLTGLYMILGIALAKLKNIWFWDLFVIIVLAVLFGFFATSVPELGGTIGYEMNLFLQDYIGKTGTLLILLFGLIIYIIFKIKLSPESIQSFFDTTKKEIAVSPITNPINNDKSGYNLEEFAVVEDELDDIHLKTNGSQFEINKEALKPTISNSSDINRDPVAKPLAMQVTPVAIPEVISNADESFVIESAPEEDIIEENLASRLVADFGLFDPTLDLSNYKFPTIDLLKEYSTGGITINQEELEENKNRIVDTLRNYKIEIAQIKATVGPSVTLYEIVPEAGIRISKIKSLEDDIALSLSALGIRIIAPIPGKGTIGIEVPNKNPTMVSMKSVIGSAKFQEAEMELPIALGKTISNETFVVDLAKMPHLLMAGATGQGKSVGLNAVLTSLLYKKHPAEVKFVLVDPKKVELTLFNKIERHYLAKLPDMDDAIITDNAKVVNTLNSLCVEMDNRYSLLKDAMVRNIKEYNDKFKARKLNPENGHRFLPYIVLVVDEFADLIMTAGKEVEVPIARLAQLARAIGIHLIIATQRPSVNVITGLIKANFPARIAFRVTSKIDSRTILDTQGADQLIGRGDMLYTNGNDVVRVQCAFIDTPEVEKITDFIGSQKAYATAYLLPEFVGEESGINLDMDISDRDTLFREAAEIIVNAQQGSASLLQRKLKLGYNRAGRLIDQLEAAGIVGPFEGSKARSVNILDMSSLDQFFNNEQNN, from the coding sequence ATGGCAAAAATAAAAAAAACAACTCCTTTAGATACAAAAAAAGATACTAAAGATTTGGGAAATAATCCATTAAAACTAACCAAACAACATAAAATTGTTTTTGGATCTCTTTTGGTATTATTTTCTATTGCGCTATTGTTTGCATTTATTTCCTTTTTCATTTATGGGCAACAAGATCAAAGTGCTGTTGAAGAATTATCAAACAGAGCTGAAATAGTTCATAATTGGCTCGGTAAATTTGGCGCTTTTTTAGCTGACTTACTCATCTACAAAGGTTTTGGAATAGCTGCCTTTATATTTGTACGTTTATTTTTCCTTACTGGACTCTATATGATTCTTGGTATTGCTTTGGCCAAACTAAAAAATATTTGGTTTTGGGATTTATTCGTGATTATTGTCTTAGCTGTTTTATTTGGTTTTTTTGCTACTTCAGTACCTGAATTAGGAGGAACTATAGGATATGAAATGAATTTATTCTTGCAAGATTACATTGGAAAAACAGGAACATTGCTAATTTTGCTCTTTGGATTAATCATTTATATCATTTTCAAAATCAAGCTTTCTCCTGAAAGTATTCAATCCTTTTTTGATACTACCAAAAAAGAAATAGCAGTAAGTCCAATCACAAACCCAATAAATAATGACAAAAGTGGTTATAATTTAGAAGAATTTGCTGTTGTAGAAGACGAATTAGACGACATTCATTTAAAAACAAATGGTTCTCAATTCGAAATCAACAAGGAGGCCTTGAAACCAACTATCAGTAATTCATCGGATATCAACAGAGATCCCGTTGCAAAACCACTTGCTATGCAAGTTACACCAGTTGCAATTCCAGAAGTTATTTCGAATGCTGACGAATCTTTTGTAATAGAATCGGCTCCGGAAGAAGATATTATAGAGGAAAATCTAGCGTCTCGATTGGTTGCTGATTTTGGATTATTTGATCCAACTTTGGATTTGTCCAATTATAAATTCCCAACAATTGATTTATTAAAAGAATATTCAACTGGTGGAATTACGATAAATCAGGAAGAATTAGAAGAAAACAAAAACCGAATTGTAGATACGCTTCGCAATTACAAAATAGAAATTGCACAAATAAAAGCAACTGTTGGACCATCGGTTACGTTATATGAAATTGTGCCAGAAGCGGGAATTCGTATTTCTAAAATCAAAAGTTTAGAAGATGATATTGCGTTATCACTTTCGGCATTAGGAATTCGTATCATCGCCCCTATTCCTGGAAAAGGAACGATAGGAATCGAGGTTCCTAACAAAAACCCAACGATGGTTTCGATGAAAAGTGTTATTGGCTCAGCCAAATTTCAGGAAGCCGAAATGGAATTACCAATCGCTCTTGGAAAAACAATTTCGAACGAAACATTTGTCGTGGATTTAGCCAAAATGCCTCACTTATTGATGGCGGGAGCTACCGGACAAGGAAAATCTGTTGGTTTGAATGCTGTTCTGACTTCGCTTTTGTACAAAAAACATCCTGCTGAAGTTAAGTTTGTTTTGGTCGATCCTAAAAAAGTAGAACTCACACTTTTTAATAAAATAGAAAGACATTATTTAGCGAAACTTCCTGATATGGATGACGCTATTATTACGGACAATGCAAAAGTGGTGAATACTTTGAATTCGCTTTGTGTGGAAATGGACAACCGTTATTCTTTATTGAAAGATGCGATGGTGCGTAACATCAAAGAATACAACGATAAATTTAAAGCTCGAAAATTAAATCCTGAGAACGGACACCGGTTTTTACCTTACATTGTTCTTGTAGTGGATGAGTTTGCCGATTTGATTATGACTGCTGGTAAAGAAGTAGAAGTTCCCATTGCGCGTTTAGCACAATTGGCTCGAGCCATTGGAATTCACTTAATCATAGCGACTCAAAGACCATCGGTAAATGTAATTACAGGTTTAATAAAAGCCAATTTCCCAGCGAGAATTGCATTTAGAGTAACCTCAAAAATTGATTCTAGAACGATTCTAGATACTCAAGGTGCAGATCAACTGATAGGACGAGGTGATATGCTGTACACAAACGGAAATGATGTAGTGCGCGTACAATGTGCCTTTATCGATACTCCTGAAGTAGAAAAAATTACAGATTTTATTGGTTCCCAAAAAGCGTATGCAACTGCTTATTTACTTCCTGAGTTCGTTGGGGAGGAAAGTGGCATTAATCTTGATATGGATATCTCCGATAGAGATACTTTGTTTAGAGAAGCAGCCGAAATCATTGTGAATGCACAACAAGGCTCCGCTTCATTGCTACAAAGAAAACTAAAATTAGGCTACAACAGAGCAGGCCGATTGATTGATCAACTCGAAGCTGCAGGAATTGTTGGCCCTTTTGAAGGAAGTAAAGCACGTAGCGTAAACATTCTGGACATGAGTTCTCTTGATCAATTTTTCAACAATGAACAAAACAATTAA
- the tpx gene encoding thiol peroxidase: MATITLGGNPIQTSGELPIVGTKIGDFKLVKTDLSHASLADFAGKKLVLNIFPSIDTGTCAASVRKFNESASALENTTVLCISRDLPFAQKRFCGAEGLDNVVNLSDFTEGSFGKTNGLEITDGPLAGLHSRVIIVVDENGTITHTEQVAEIADEPNYEAALAVL, from the coding sequence ATGGCTACAATAACATTAGGAGGAAATCCAATCCAAACCTCAGGAGAATTACCAATAGTAGGAACTAAAATAGGTGATTTTAAATTAGTTAAAACAGATCTTTCACACGCTTCATTAGCAGACTTTGCTGGAAAAAAATTAGTGTTGAATATTTTCCCTAGTATCGATACTGGAACTTGTGCTGCATCAGTTAGAAAATTTAACGAAAGTGCAAGCGCTTTAGAAAATACTACAGTTCTATGTATTTCAAGAGATTTGCCATTTGCTCAAAAACGTTTTTGTGGTGCTGAAGGGCTTGATAATGTTGTTAACTTATCTGATTTCACAGAGGGAAGTTTTGGTAAAACAAATGGTTTAGAAATTACTGACGGACCATTGGCTGGATTGCATTCAAGAGTTATTATTGTTGTTGATGAAAACGGTACAATTACACATACAGAACAAGTTGCTGAAATTGCAGATGAGCCTAACTACGAAGCTGCATTAGCGGTACTTTAA